The genome window TCAGTGCTGAAGGTGTTGGCTTCAATATTATCACGACCAAAATGACGGGTATAGTAGGTCTGCATGTTCATTACCAGCACATCATTAGGGCGGTAGCTACCATCAGCGTTTCTGATCACACCTTTACCAACTATACCATTGTAGCGGCCAGGTAGCGTTTTATTAAGCTTGCCTTCTTCCATCAGTACAGCATGTGTTAAAGAGTAAGCTACACCACCAAACTGACCATCAAATAACACGTTAAGTCCGAAGTTTTTATACTTCATGTTGGTACCAATGCTACCTCTCCAGTCTGGGGTTACTTTTCCTAAATATTTCGCTTCTCCACCAAGTATAGGCAAACCATTTTCATCATACACAATCTGTCCATCCGGTGCGCGCTCGTAGCCAAGGCCATATAGTGCTCCCATCGGGCCACCCGGACGGGCTTCCATTGTGCCACGATTTGCAGGACCATTTGCCATTATAAAAGTTGTAAGACTGTCAACCAATTCTACTACTTCATTCTTGTTGGCGGCATAGGTAGCAAACAAGTCTATATTCAGGCCATTTTTGTTTTCAAGTAATTTACCGTTAGCCTGTATCTCAATACCTTTATTCTCTACTTTACCTGCGTTCAATACAATCGCATTATAACCAGTTGATCTGTCTAGAGGTGCCTCCAGAATTTGGTCACGCGTATTGTTCTGATAAACAGCTATGTCTAAACCAAGTCTGTTACGTAGCAAACGCACATCCAGACCCAACTCCATGCTGGTTGTATTAAGTGGCTTTAAATAGTAGTTAGGCAGAGTTCTTGGATTAGTTAGACCAGAAGGGAAACCCTCTACCACTTCATAATTATAGGCTGTTAAGTATGGCTTTGTACCTCCACTACCAACATTAGACCATGAACCTCTTACTTTTAGGAAAGATACCGCATTAGGCATCTGTACCATATCAGAGATAACAGCACTAAGGTTAACAGATGGGTAAAAGAAAGGCTCAACTTTTGCTTTATACTTGCTTGCCAGCGTACTGGTCCAGTCGGTACGACCTGTCACATCCAGAAAGATCACGTTATCATAGCTAAACTCTGCTAGCGCATATAAGCTATTTACATCATAGCCACTGCGGTAAGGGTAAGCCAACGGTATTTCTTTGCTGTTGGCAAAACTATATATACTTGGATAAAGTAGCTTATCTGCTCTCAGCTCATCTCTTGAATAACGGTTAGACATGGTGCTACCACCTACTGAAATACCGCCTTTAAATTTTTCAGAAATATCACGGTTATATCTTAACATGAAATCGCTGGTACTCTCACGACTAAAGATGTTCTGCGTACGGAACATACCAACCGGAAATTTCTCAGTATCCCAAGGGCGCTGCTGTGAACGGGCTTCGTGTGTGAACTCCATTGATGAGCGCAACATCAGACTCAGGTTATCGGTGAAGTTATAAGTAGCTGAAATATTACCAACTATACCATCTCTGTTAGACTTGTTAAGCATTTCGTATGCCTGTAGATAAGGGTTATCAAGAATACCACTGAAAGGGCTATTCTGCTTTAAACCTTCCTGACCTGGCAACCAATAAGGTTTAAACCATTCCAGGTTAACGTTTGGTGATAAACCCCTGATGAAGTACATGATGGTGTGGTTGTTGTACCCCGTAGAAGGCAGGTTATCGCTGCTATTATTAGTATAATTAATTTTTGAGGAAAACTGTAGCTTATCTGTTACCTTATGGTTTAAAGAAAGTGCTATAGTGTTACGGTCGTAGCCTGTATTCGGCACGATCCAGGTGTTTTTCAGGTTTGTGAAAGATAAGCGGGCAGAAGTCTTCTCTGTTCCACCGTCTATACTTACACTATTCGTGAATGTTTTAGCTGCTTCAAAGAAGTCTTTGCGGTTGTTTTTGTATGGTACCCATGGCGTACGAGTCGCACCAGTTGTACCGGTTACCGGGTCATATTGGTAATAGCTTTGGCCATTAAATCGTGGTCCCCAAGCAGAACTTGTACTTTTAGTGCTCTTACCGTCTTCGGTTGCATTATAAGAGTACCATGTATCCTGACCACCTGTACCCTGACCATACTCATACTGGTAATCAGGCCAGTGCGATATAGTGCTTACAGTTGTATTAGAGTTTAAAGTAACACCAATACCCTTCTTTTTGCTATTGCCGGATTTTGTAGTTATGATGATCGCACCGTTTGCCCCTCTGGAACCATAAAGTGCAGCAGCACCAGGTCCTTTCAGTACTGATACACTCTCAATATCTTCTGGGTTGATATCATTAAGGCCATTACCAAAGTCTACAGGGTTGTCTGATGACAAGTAGGCGCTGCTACCAGTACCAGTTCTTGGGCTACTCATGATCACACCATCCACCACAATCAGAGCTTCGCTGCTACCGCTCAGGTTATTTTCACCACGAAGTACAATTTTGTTAGATGCTGCAGGTCCACCACCTGATTTAACCATATTAATACCGGCTACTTTACCAGAAAGAGCATCGGTCCAGTTATTAGATACTGCTTTGGTTAGTTCGTCGCCTTTTACCTGTGATACTGAATATCCCAGCGCTTTCTCTTCACGCTTGATACCCAATGCGGTAACTACTACTTCTGAAAGTTGCTTGCTATCAGGGTTCAGGGTTACAGCCAGGTTCTCCTGAGGGCCGGTTACAGTTATGTTCTGTAGCTGGTAGCCCACAAATCTGAAAGTAAGAACTGCTCCTTTTTCTACCTCTACCTTAAAAGAGCCTTCAACATTTGTAACGCCAACAGGTTGCTGGTTAGCAAGTATAGTTACACCTGGTAATGCACTTCCGTCATCACCTGCTACAACTTTACCTTTTACTGTTACTTTTTGTGTCTGGGGAGTCTGTACATACACGGAAGACGCAATTGCATCTGCCGCCATGCCATTTCCTGCTAAAAGCAGGCACGAGCATAGCCAAAGACTTTTCTTCAGACTATTCCTGCTCTTTTTGGGCGGAAGTAAAGGTTTTTCCATCTGATTTGATTTAAAACTGGTATTGAGAGTTATCTTGATTGAGTTAATCCTAGGTTTATTTTTTCTTTGTTCCAGGTGAGTGCCGTAAAGAAAATTGAAAGCACGCAGGCAATTACAAGTACTATAAAGCCACCGTCCCAGCCCCAGGCATCTACTACAAAGCCCATGGCAATATTCGCAAACAGCGCACCGCCCATGTAGCCAAACAAACCGGTAAGGCCAGCTGCGGTGCCTGCCGCTTTTTTAGCCACTAAGTCCAAGGCCTGCACACCTATTAGCATTACCGGCCCATAGATTAGGAAGCCAATAGCAATAAGTGCCATGTTATCGATCCAGATGTTACCGGCTGGGTTTTTCCAGTACACAATTACAGCTACTAGTACCAGCAGCATGTAAATAATAGTAGCAGGTGCACGGCGTCCTTTAAATATTTTATCACTGATCCAGCCGCAAAGCAGGGTACCAGGTATACCAGCGTACTCGTAAGCAAAATAGGCCCAGCCAGTCTCTTTCACTGAGAAACCTTTTGCTTCTTCCAGGTAAGTAGGAGCCCAGTCGAGGATGCCGTAGCGTACCAGGTACACAAAAGCATTGGCAAAAGCGATATACCATAGCATGCGGTTATTGAACACATACTTAAAGAAGATCTCTTTAGCGCTTAGCTCTTTTTCGTGGTCGGCTGTATAATTTTTCGGATAGTCGTTTCTGTATTCTTCTATAGTTGGCAGGCCGCAAGACTGAGGCGTGTCGCGCACCAGCATGTAAGTTACCAGTGCAGAAAGCAGCGCAATTAAGCCAGGGAAGTATAAAATGCTTTGCCATGTACCGAAAAGGGCAATAGCAGCAATAGAAAGCGGGCCTATTAAGCCCCCACCTACGTTATGGGCCACATTCCAGATCGACATTTTGGTGCCACGCTCATTTGTAGAGAACCAGTGAACCATAACGCGCCCGCAAGGTGGCCAGCCCATCCCCTGAAACCAGCCATTCAGGAACAACAACACGAACATGATGGCAATTGAACTGGTAGCAAAAGGTATTATGCCCATCGCTATCATGGTTAAGGCAGAGAGCAGCAAACCTACGCTCAGGAAGGTTCTGGCATTACTCCTGTCAGACACATTACCCATCAGGAATTTACTCAGACCATAAGCGATAGACACTCCAGACAACGCAAAGCCAAGATCTGCTTTAGAATAACCTTGCGCTATCAGGTCAGGCATTACCAGCGAGAAATTTTTTCGCACTAAGTAATAGCCGGCATACCCAATAAAGATCCCGATAAAAACCTGAAGACGCAGTCGCTTATACTCCGGATCTATTCGTTCTAAGGGCAGCCGATCAGCGTGAGGGGCCGGTGAAATAAGACGCATACTTATCTTGTAAAAATTTTAAGCTATTCGATTTCCGTTTTAAAAATTACTGCAACTACACCTACCAAACTACCACAAGCAATAGGATTCTTTTGCGAATGCAACTTTTTATTTATATACTTATTTACTCTTATCGTCCTGTGTTACGAACGCTCTAATTTCTAATTTTTTACTAAAAATCCAGCTATTTTATTAATCTCTATAACACTTATGACTACTTCAAATATAGAATTTAACTAATATTGCCCATTATTCCTATACCTTGAGCCCGCCATTATAGTCTCAGTTAAAGTATAGTTTAAAAGATTAAGCTACCTGGCTGGAACTTTGTGTTTCAACTGAAGTAAGCGCGTATGGTTCCAGCAAATACTGGTTTGCCAGTGCCACAAAATTATTTACCTGGTTCTGTTTCCAGGCATCACTTAAGCCTAGTTCGTTTGCCATTATAGTTGCTACTGCCGGTGCCATGTCAATTGCTACTTTTGCGTTCAGGAACAAAACACGCATTCTTCTGGCGAGCACATCCTCTACAGTTCTGGCCATCTCGTGCTGCACGGCCCATACTACTTCTACCTGTGTATTCGGGAAAGCAGTATTTAATTTTTTATTTAATTCCGGGCGTTGATTCAGCAATTCTTTTATACCCTGCGCATCGCTACCATACACATTCAGGTAATTTGCTTCTGTGCCTGGTTTAGCATAACCATGTATTTTCAGATTAGCCGTAGCACAAGGCTTAGCTGAAAGCTGACCTATAGTTATAGCTTTCTCCATGGTGTCTTCCGCCATTTTGCGGTAAGTAGTCCATTTACCACCTGTTATGGTTATAAGACCAGAGTCGGCAACTATAAGTTTATGACTACGGGAGATCTCTTTTGTACTGTTAGTACCCTTTGTAGGCGCAGCCAACGGACGTAACCCGGCAAATACACTGAGTACATCGTTGCGCGTAGGCTTGCGTGACATGTACTGACCAGCCGTATCAAGTATAAAATGAATTTCATCTTCCAGCGCTGTTGGCTCCAGGCTACTGCTATTAAGAGGCGTATCTGTTGTACCAACCAACACATGGCCATGCCACGGAACAGCAAACAATACACGCCCATCCGGTGTCTTAGGTATCATCAAAGCAGTTTCGCTTTTCAGGAAAGACTTGTCCAGCACCACATGCACTCCCTGGCTTGGGCGCACCAACGGGTCCTGCGCAGGCGTATCCATTTTTAAAACATCATTCACGAAAACGCCAGTAGCATTAATCACCACTTTAGCCTGCAACTGATATTCTTCGCCACTTTCCAGGTCACGGGCGTTTACCCCTGCTACCTTACCTTTTTCATCTTTGGTGAGGCCGGTCACCTTAAAGTAGTTCAGCAACACACCTCCCTGCTCGGCACAGGTCTGCGCTAAATTGATAGCTAAACGGGCATCATCAAACTGGCCATCATAGTAAACTATACCGCCTTTCAGGTTGTCCGCAGCTACATTTGGCAACAGGTTCTTAACAGTTTTTTTGCCCAGAAGCTCTGTTTTCTTAAACCTGTATTTTCCTGCCATCCAATCGTATATTTTCAAACCGATACCATAGAACCCCTGGTTAAACAAACTATAGCTCGGAATCACGAAAGGCTGCACACGCACCAGGTGCGGCGCATTCTGCAACAGCAAGCCGCGCTCGTGCAAGGCTTCATACACCAGGCTTACATCACCTTGTGCCAGATAGCGTACTCCGCCATGCACTAATTTTGTACTGCGGCTCGATGTTCCTTTTGCATAATCTGCTTGCTCAAGTAGTAGTGTCTTATAACCTCTTGATGCCGCATCTACTGCCACACCCAGACCAGTTGCGCCACCGCCAACAACTATTACATCCCAGATAACAGGCTCCTGCTGTAAACGTGCTACAAACTTGTTCCGGTTAAATATACTCCCTCCCGCTTCTACTACTTTCGAATGCATTATTAATTTATTGTTATTATTTTCTTTGTATTTCGTTTAAAGCTAAAAATAAAACATATATAAAAGCAAACGAAACTTAAAAAAAATTATCAAAAGCTTTTGTAAGTGCATTCAGGGCAATTGATACCTGTAATACCAGGTTCTGATCTTACAGCTTTACAAAACGAAACCAACCGAAAACTATAAACAGCTATATTTCTAAGAGTATTAAGAGTTAAAAATAAGAGTACTTAACCAGCAGGCCAGAAAGGAGTTACCTAAGAATATTTTTTTCAGAGCTATACTTTAGTTTTACCAGATAAACAAAACCTGGATACCCTAACTACAGTTTTAGTTGATAAGCAGCACTATGTAGTATGCCACAGCTAAAACCACATTACAGAAACCTGATCGCTCAGCTCTCCGACCTCCAAAAGGAAGCACTGGCTTTAGAAAAGAAATTTTCAGGAGTGATCAGGAAAGTACATCCTAAGTTTAAGAAGAGCGCCAAGAACCTTTTGCATTACCTTTCTTTGCGTCAGCATGACATCAGGGAGTTGCAGGAAGCCTTGTCATTGCTGGGGCTTTCATCGTTAGGACGAGCTGAAGGACACGTACTGGCGAGCCTGGATGCTGTACATTCTCAATTATGTCATTTAGCTGAGTGCCCTCCCAGGCAGAAGCAGCTGGCTGTTTCCTTTTTCGAGAACAGAGAATTACTCACCCAACATACCCAAAGCCTGTTAGGGCCACTCCCCGAAAATCGCACCACCCGCATTATGGTAACATTTTCTACTGATCTGGCCACCGATTACGACCTGGTAACACGCATGATGAAGGCAGGCATGAACTGCGCCAGAATAAATTGCGCACACGACGATGAAAAGATCTGGGCTGCCATGGTTCGGAACATTCGCAAAGCTGAAAGAGAAACAGGTTTGCCTTGTGCTATACTTTTTGACCTGATGGGACCGAAACTCCGGACAGGTGAACTAACAGAAGGCCCCAGAGTAATTGCCATACGCCCTATACATAACGAACTGGGCTTAATCGCATCTCCGGCTATAGTGTGGCTAACGGGCACGGGCGCTGCCTCTCCTATAATAACAGATGCAGTATTACCAGTAGAAGACAACTGGGTAACTCAGCTACAAGAAGGTGATAATATTACTTTCAGAGATACAAGAGGTAGAAAGCGGTCTCTGTCAGTAATTCGAAAGGAAAAGAAAGGCGTAGTAGCTCACCTGCTCAAAACATCTTACATCGCGACGGGCACTAAGCTAATTGTTAAAAATAAAACTGTTGCTGACAGTACAACGAAAGTTGGCAAATTACCTGCCATTGAAGTACCTATACTTTTAAAGAAAGACCATTTCCTGATTCTGAACCGAGACCCTATACCTGGCGCACCGGCCCAGTTCGATGCCAGTGGCCATATACTTAAACCGGCTCATATCTCCTGCACATTGCCTGAAGTATTTGATAAGGTAAAAGATGGAGAACCAATTTTATTTGATGATGGTGAGATTGAAGGGATTATAGAGGAAGTAAAACAGAATGAACTGCTGGTTAAAATAACATTCGCCAAAGATAAAGGAAGCCTGCTGCGCGCTGATAAAGGCATAAATCTTCCGGAATCTAAATTACACCTGCACGACCTGACAGAAAAGGACAAACAGGACCTGAAATTTATAGTTAAACATGCCGATATAGTGAACCTGTCGTTTGCCAATCATCCTGTTATGGTTGAGGCCTTATACGCCGAATTGAAGAAGCACCGTGCAGATAACCTGGCGGTAATGCTGAAAATTGAAACCAAGGAAGGTTTTAAAAATCTGCCTCACCTGCTGCTGGCTGTAATGCAGACATACCCTGCCGGCATTATGATAGCTCGTGGCGATCTGGCAGTGGAATGTGGCTGGCAACGACTGGCTGAAGTACAGGAAGAAATCTTATGGTTGTGCGAAGCATCTCATATTCCGGTTGTATGGGCTACGCAGGTACTGGAAACATTAGCCAAAAAAGGGCGTCCGTCGAGAGCAGAGATAACAGATGCTGCCATGGCACAACGCGCTGACTGTGTTATGCTTAACAAAGGCCCGCACATTATTGAAGCCATAACGATGCTGCACGACATTATGCACCGGATGCAGGAACACCAGCAAAAGAAAACATCAAGATTACGCAGCCTGCACATTTCAGAACTCAGCACCGAAGCTACTGATTAACTTTTTAACCCTTACCTTTACCTTGCTTATACTTAAAACTATGGACGGAAGAAAACGCTCAAACATAAAACCTGGCACCCGTGTAAATATCGTTATGAAAGAAGACCAGCGCACCGGTTACCTGACCGAAGGCTATGTGCAGGATATCTTAACCAACTCACCAAATCACCCACACGGCATAAAAGTAAGACTAGAAACCGGCGAAGTAGGGAGAGTGAAAGAGATTCTCTCTGAGTTAGAAAGTTAGAAGGTTAAAAAGTTAGAAAGTTATTTTTTAACAATCGAGGACTTCCTGATGCTGGTCAAAATTGCAGTTAGATCACCAAATTCTTTCTTCAGATTTATCAAACGCTCTGCAGGAATTATTCCAGATTCTTCAAGCAATTCTAACCAGAACTGGCTCTCATCAGCCTCCTCTAAAGCAATACCTATTTTAGCTGCAAATTCTGCACCGGATCTTGCACGGCAGGCGGCTCTGTAATTTGCAGCAACTGAAGTTGCAGAACGCATCAGTTGCCTCCCTAAAATCTGTGCATCTGGTTTATTCGGTAAAGCCTGAAAAAGTTTGACAACACGTCAAGCAAAAGCTTTAGTCCTTGACTTAAACTGCTCTGCGAAATCATAATTACTCAACCTAATCTCTTCCATCACTTTCTAACTTTTTAACCTTCTAACTTTCTAACTTACAAAAGCCCTTCATCGGCGAAGCTATAGTAGTCGTTGTCGGTAAAGATGATATGATCAAGTATGGGAAGGTCGAGAAACTGACCTGCTTCTTTCATTTTCTTGGTAAGAGCAATATCGGCAGCGCTTGGTTTTATATTGCCACTCGGGTGATTATGTACTAGTATAACAGAACTGGCAAGTTGCTCCAGCGCTTTCTTAAATATAATTTTAGGGTCTGCCACTGTACCGGCTACTCCACCTGCACTTATGCTTTCCTTCTTCATTACAATGTTGGCTCGGTTCAGTAGTATGATCCAGAATTCTTCGTGCGGCAGGTCGAGTAACTGGGGTTTGATATAATTGTAGATGTCGGTAGAGCAGGTAATCTGTGTTTTGGCGGTGGCGGCAGTTTCTTTTCTTCTTCGGCCAAGCTCCAAGGCACTTACTATAGTTATCGCTTTGGCCTCCCCTATACCTTTGTGCTTCATCAGGTCTTTCACCGAAAGACGGGCAAGCTCGTTCAAATCGTTACCAACTGCAGTAAGTATAAGTTTGGCTACATCTACGGCCGTTAATTTCGGTGTACCGGACCCAATAAGTATAGCTATCAATTCGGCATCGCTCAGGGCAGCCTTCCCTTTTAATAGCAGTTTTTCACGCGGACGATCTTCTTCAGCCCAGGTTTTAATATTAAGTGCCGGTTGGTAAGCGGTAAGTGTGTCAGTGTGCTTCATGCGGTACAATATTTGTTAAGTATAAACTGTGCTACTGAAAGTATTTTATACTTTATTTAGTTCAGCAAATAACATTTTACTTCTATTTAAATTTATATTTTACCAGTGCTACCCTATTGGCAGCACCGGATGTTTATTATGATGCAACGCATGATTTCTTTTATAATATTAATTGCTATCCTCTTCCTGGTCGATTTGTATGTATTCCAGGCGCTTAAAACAGTTATTCAGGGTTTATCAGGTAACACGCAGCAGTATATCAAAGTCGGTTATTGGGTGCTGTTTGTCGCGGCAATTGTAGTCTTCGGCATTTTTGCGAATACACCCAGAAATCCGTCTAACCTCCTGAAGACATACCTGACAAGCATCTTCTTTATACTTTATGCAAGTAAGTTGCTGGTGATTCTTTTCCTGTTCGTGGATGATATCATAAGAGTAGGCAAACTGGC of Pontibacter deserti contains these proteins:
- a CDS encoding SusC/RagA family TonB-linked outer membrane protein, whose protein sequence is MEKPLLPPKKSRNSLKKSLWLCSCLLLAGNGMAADAIASSVYVQTPQTQKVTVKGKVVAGDDGSALPGVTILANQQPVGVTNVEGSFKVEVEKGAVLTFRFVGYQLQNITVTGPQENLAVTLNPDSKQLSEVVVTALGIKREEKALGYSVSQVKGDELTKAVSNNWTDALSGKVAGINMVKSGGGPAASNKIVLRGENNLSGSSEALIVVDGVIMSSPRTGTGSSAYLSSDNPVDFGNGLNDINPEDIESVSVLKGPGAAALYGSRGANGAIIITTKSGNSKKKGIGVTLNSNTTVSTISHWPDYQYEYGQGTGGQDTWYSYNATEDGKSTKSTSSAWGPRFNGQSYYQYDPVTGTTGATRTPWVPYKNNRKDFFEAAKTFTNSVSIDGGTEKTSARLSFTNLKNTWIVPNTGYDRNTIALSLNHKVTDKLQFSSKINYTNNSSDNLPSTGYNNHTIMYFIRGLSPNVNLEWFKPYWLPGQEGLKQNSPFSGILDNPYLQAYEMLNKSNRDGIVGNISATYNFTDNLSLMLRSSMEFTHEARSQQRPWDTEKFPVGMFRTQNIFSRESTSDFMLRYNRDISEKFKGGISVGGSTMSNRYSRDELRADKLLYPSIYSFANSKEIPLAYPYRSGYDVNSLYALAEFSYDNVIFLDVTGRTDWTSTLASKYKAKVEPFFYPSVNLSAVISDMVQMPNAVSFLKVRGSWSNVGSGGTKPYLTAYNYEVVEGFPSGLTNPRTLPNYYLKPLNTTSMELGLDVRLLRNRLGLDIAVYQNNTRDQILEAPLDRSTGYNAIVLNAGKVENKGIEIQANGKLLENKNGLNIDLFATYAANKNEVVELVDSLTTFIMANGPANRGTMEARPGGPMGALYGLGYERAPDGQIVYDENGLPILGGEAKYLGKVTPDWRGSIGTNMKYKNFGLNVLFDGQFGGVAYSLTHAVLMEEGKLNKTLPGRYNGIVGKGVIRNADGSYRPNDVLVMNMQTYYTRHFGRDNIEANTFSTDYIKLREVRFDYTVPAAILQKLRLHKASIGVFGRDLFMITEWPAFDPEIGTLSDGDIVGGFEIGQFPPTRTFGLNLTVGI
- a CDS encoding pyruvate kinase, with product MPQLKPHYRNLIAQLSDLQKEALALEKKFSGVIRKVHPKFKKSAKNLLHYLSLRQHDIRELQEALSLLGLSSLGRAEGHVLASLDAVHSQLCHLAECPPRQKQLAVSFFENRELLTQHTQSLLGPLPENRTTRIMVTFSTDLATDYDLVTRMMKAGMNCARINCAHDDEKIWAAMVRNIRKAERETGLPCAILFDLMGPKLRTGELTEGPRVIAIRPIHNELGLIASPAIVWLTGTGAASPIITDAVLPVEDNWVTQLQEGDNITFRDTRGRKRSLSVIRKEKKGVVAHLLKTSYIATGTKLIVKNKTVADSTTKVGKLPAIEVPILLKKDHFLILNRDPIPGAPAQFDASGHILKPAHISCTLPEVFDKVKDGEPILFDDGEIEGIIEEVKQNELLVKITFAKDKGSLLRADKGINLPESKLHLHDLTEKDKQDLKFIVKHADIVNLSFANHPVMVEALYAELKKHRADNLAVMLKIETKEGFKNLPHLLLAVMQTYPAGIMIARGDLAVECGWQRLAEVQEEILWLCEASHIPVVWATQVLETLAKKGRPSRAEITDAAMAQRADCVMLNKGPHIIEAITMLHDIMHRMQEHQQKKTSRLRSLHISELSTEATD
- the radC gene encoding RadC family protein, which gives rise to MKHTDTLTAYQPALNIKTWAEEDRPREKLLLKGKAALSDAELIAILIGSGTPKLTAVDVAKLILTAVGNDLNELARLSVKDLMKHKGIGEAKAITIVSALELGRRRKETAATAKTQITCSTDIYNYIKPQLLDLPHEEFWIILLNRANIVMKKESISAGGVAGTVADPKIIFKKALEQLASSVILVHNHPSGNIKPSAADIALTKKMKEAGQFLDLPILDHIIFTDNDYYSFADEGLL
- the glpT gene encoding glycerol-3-phosphate transporter; the encoded protein is MRLISPAPHADRLPLERIDPEYKRLRLQVFIGIFIGYAGYYLVRKNFSLVMPDLIAQGYSKADLGFALSGVSIAYGLSKFLMGNVSDRSNARTFLSVGLLLSALTMIAMGIIPFATSSIAIMFVLLFLNGWFQGMGWPPCGRVMVHWFSTNERGTKMSIWNVAHNVGGGLIGPLSIAAIALFGTWQSILYFPGLIALLSALVTYMLVRDTPQSCGLPTIEEYRNDYPKNYTADHEKELSAKEIFFKYVFNNRMLWYIAFANAFVYLVRYGILDWAPTYLEEAKGFSVKETGWAYFAYEYAGIPGTLLCGWISDKIFKGRRAPATIIYMLLVLVAVIVYWKNPAGNIWIDNMALIAIGFLIYGPVMLIGVQALDLVAKKAAGTAAGLTGLFGYMGGALFANIAMGFVVDAWGWDGGFIVLVIACVLSIFFTALTWNKEKINLGLTQSR
- a CDS encoding glycerol-3-phosphate dehydrogenase/oxidase, which codes for MHSKVVEAGGSIFNRNKFVARLQQEPVIWDVIVVGGGATGLGVAVDAASRGYKTLLLEQADYAKGTSSRSTKLVHGGVRYLAQGDVSLVYEALHERGLLLQNAPHLVRVQPFVIPSYSLFNQGFYGIGLKIYDWMAGKYRFKKTELLGKKTVKNLLPNVAADNLKGGIVYYDGQFDDARLAINLAQTCAEQGGVLLNYFKVTGLTKDEKGKVAGVNARDLESGEEYQLQAKVVINATGVFVNDVLKMDTPAQDPLVRPSQGVHVVLDKSFLKSETALMIPKTPDGRVLFAVPWHGHVLVGTTDTPLNSSSLEPTALEDEIHFILDTAGQYMSRKPTRNDVLSVFAGLRPLAAPTKGTNSTKEISRSHKLIVADSGLITITGGKWTTYRKMAEDTMEKAITIGQLSAKPCATANLKIHGYAKPGTEANYLNVYGSDAQGIKELLNQRPELNKKLNTAFPNTQVEVVWAVQHEMARTVEDVLARRMRVLFLNAKVAIDMAPAVATIMANELGLSDAWKQNQVNNFVALANQYLLEPYALTSVETQSSSQVA
- a CDS encoding YwbE family protein encodes the protein MDGRKRSNIKPGTRVNIVMKEDQRTGYLTEGYVQDILTNSPNHPHGIKVRLETGEVGRVKEILSELES